The following proteins are co-located in the Sporohalobacter salinus genome:
- a CDS encoding DEAD/DEAH box helicase, translating into MKEVGYVIYLLFVKREEFSLNIALNPRYELSYLLQTKKRSSKDLKAYRLTKPLPIGLANYIHQELTSCLEHKNLQKINQRGSLFNRLKVKFGLKKQGIEGVIADYSQKIEKILAYYNLEDYSQVSKVEPEKHFDFPTRKEIIRVQRVLQGRILYYNEIKHALGENRNRLTVSLSILLQVLKLESKLKIKSGITYRSHNDLVCQRCGQRQDLIEINCNYCGMKDYYCAKCIQMGQARICRPLYVFKLVENNSLIKSRRRKEQKVEPKLEFDLTPVQCKAGKELVDFISSSQNEALVWAVCGAGKTEVSFQAIAEILTKGGDILFAIPRKDAVIELAPRLEASFPDFEVSILHGSSEYKYRAAKITIATTHQVLRFKDRFDLVILDEMDAFPYQGNEMLQNAVYRACHPDGKLIFMTATPGNELRSFRDHKDKLIVKIPARYHGYPVPEPELLTAELDYSREANILEMPAKVIKLIYRSVKKDLSQLFIFLPTRELVELVGSKLQKKLPKENNQSWVEYSHAQDNARSKKRNNFCAGEYPILVSTTIMERAITVSKANVLVLFADWKSIFTVPTLIQMAGRVGRSIEHPEGSVWFVGNSITAEMRQAKRRIQNLNQEARLQGHIKEQN; encoded by the coding sequence ATGAAAGAAGTAGGTTATGTCATCTATCTTCTGTTCGTTAAAAGAGAGGAATTTAGTCTCAATATAGCTTTGAATCCTAGATATGAATTAAGCTATTTATTACAAACTAAGAAGAGGTCTTCTAAAGATTTAAAAGCATATAGATTAACTAAGCCGCTGCCGATTGGTCTAGCAAATTATATTCATCAGGAATTAACTAGTTGTTTAGAACATAAGAATTTACAGAAGATAAACCAAAGAGGAAGTTTATTTAATAGATTAAAAGTGAAGTTTGGGTTGAAAAAACAGGGAATAGAGGGAGTAATAGCAGATTATAGTCAGAAAATAGAAAAAATTTTGGCTTATTATAATTTAGAGGATTACAGTCAAGTAAGTAAAGTGGAGCCAGAGAAGCATTTCGACTTTCCCACGCGTAAAGAAATTATAAGAGTTCAAAGAGTGTTGCAAGGACGAATCCTTTATTACAATGAAATAAAACATGCTTTAGGTGAAAATAGAAATAGACTTACGGTTTCTTTATCTATTTTATTACAAGTCTTAAAATTGGAATCTAAACTTAAGATTAAATCAGGAATAACTTATCGTAGTCATAATGACTTGGTTTGTCAACGCTGTGGTCAGAGACAAGATTTGATTGAGATAAACTGTAATTACTGTGGAATGAAAGATTACTATTGTGCTAAATGTATTCAGATGGGGCAGGCAAGGATCTGTCGTCCACTTTATGTTTTTAAACTAGTTGAGAATAATAGTTTAATTAAATCAAGGAGAAGGAAGGAGCAAAAAGTAGAACCAAAGTTGGAGTTTGATTTGACTCCTGTTCAGTGTAAAGCCGGAAAAGAGCTAGTAGACTTTATTTCTAGTTCGCAAAATGAAGCATTAGTCTGGGCTGTTTGTGGTGCTGGGAAGACGGAGGTTTCTTTTCAGGCAATTGCTGAGATTCTAACGAAAGGCGGTGACATTCTATTTGCTATTCCGCGAAAGGATGCGGTAATTGAATTAGCACCTAGATTGGAAGCGAGCTTTCCTGATTTTGAGGTTAGTATTTTACATGGCAGTTCGGAGTATAAGTATAGAGCAGCTAAGATAACTATTGCTACTACTCATCAGGTATTGAGATTTAAAGATAGATTTGATTTAGTTATACTGGATGAAATGGATGCTTTTCCTTATCAAGGAAATGAGATGCTACAAAATGCTGTTTATCGTGCCTGTCATCCAGATGGAAAGCTAATTTTTATGACAGCAACCCCGGGGAATGAATTAAGATCTTTTAGAGATCATAAAGATAAACTGATAGTTAAGATTCCTGCTCGTTATCATGGTTATCCTGTGCCTGAACCTGAATTGTTGACTGCAGAATTAGATTATAGTCGTGAAGCTAACATTTTAGAGATGCCGGCCAAAGTAATAAAGTTGATCTATCGTTCAGTTAAAAAGGATCTGTCTCAACTTTTTATTTTTTTGCCAACAAGGGAGTTAGTTGAATTAGTCGGTAGTAAATTACAAAAGAAGTTACCTAAGGAAAATAATCAATCCTGGGTAGAATATAGTCATGCTCAGGATAATGCTCGAAGCAAAAAACGGAATAATTTCTGTGCTGGAGAGTATCCGATTTTAGTTTCCACAACTATTATGGAGCGGGCTATTACTGTTTCTAAAGCTAATGTATTAGTTTTATTTGCAGATTGGAAGTCTATTTTTACTGTACCAACATTAATTCAGATGGCCGGCAGAGTAGGCCGTTCAATAGAGCATCCTGAGGGGAGTGTTTGGTTTGTAGGCAATAGTATTACTGCTGAAATGAGACAGGCTAAGAGAAGAATCCAAAATTTAAATCAGGAAGCTAGGCTGCAGGGGCACATAAAAGAGCAAAATTAG
- a CDS encoding ComF family protein → MEVLYDLWRGLLNLIYPHPAKCLYCDSEKMISSQIQLCRDCLSQIEYITDNYCISCGKPMNDKDKKCSTCQERKYYFNQARAVALYSGSLVDYIHRLKYQGEQILAKPLGKLLGICGTKFYDLQEIDLILSVPMAVEKFKSRGFNQAHLLALEVGNYFKLPVNNGVLRRAVNTVSQSKLSPAERKKNVSNIFYCEPDRLGMIEDKDLLLIDDIYTTGATVNECAKVLQRAGAASVSVLTLATGQQIENT, encoded by the coding sequence ATGGAAGTATTGTATGATTTATGGAGAGGACTGTTAAATTTAATATATCCTCACCCAGCTAAATGTCTTTATTGTGATAGTGAAAAAATGATTTCCAGTCAAATACAGTTATGTCGAGACTGTTTAAGTCAGATTGAATATATTACTGATAATTATTGTATAAGCTGTGGCAAACCGATGAATGATAAAGATAAAAAATGCAGTACCTGTCAAGAGCGAAAATATTATTTTAATCAAGCTAGGGCAGTAGCTCTTTATAGTGGTAGTTTAGTTGATTATATTCATCGATTAAAATATCAAGGTGAACAGATATTAGCTAAACCGCTAGGGAAACTTTTAGGGATCTGTGGTACTAAATTTTATGATTTACAGGAAATAGATCTAATATTATCGGTGCCGATGGCAGTTGAAAAGTTTAAATCTCGCGGTTTTAATCAAGCCCATCTTCTAGCTTTAGAGGTGGGGAATTATTTTAAATTGCCTGTTAATAATGGAGTTTTACGGCGAGCAGTTAATACCGTAAGTCAGAGTAAGTTATCCCCGGCAGAGAGAAAAAAGAATGTCAGTAATATCTTCTATTGTGAGCCGGATAGACTAGGAATGATAGAAGATAAAGATTTATTATTGATTGATGATATCTATACTACAGGGGCTACTGTTAATGAATGTGCTAAGGTGCTTCAACGAGCAGGTGCAGCGAGTGTTTCGGTTTTAACTTTAGCGACTGGACAACAAATAGAAAATACATGA
- a CDS encoding flagellar protein produces MGLKKCNRCGQVFASNHKDICPDCEDEIEENFKKVRDYIYDNGQASIPQIHEETGVSIKEIKQFIREGRLVEYDIDVSVECKKCGKKIKSGNYCSECTEELSKGLSSKEEESKKDIKTTKTGKMHTRRDRRKK; encoded by the coding sequence ATGGGATTAAAAAAATGTAATCGCTGTGGTCAAGTATTTGCATCTAATCATAAAGATATTTGTCCAGATTGTGAAGATGAAATCGAAGAGAATTTTAAAAAGGTAAGGGACTATATTTATGATAATGGACAAGCTAGTATTCCCCAAATTCATGAAGAAACAGGGGTTAGTATTAAAGAAATAAAACAGTTTATTCGAGAAGGTCGTCTAGTAGAGTATGATATAGATGTAAGTGTTGAATGTAAAAAGTGTGGAAAAAAGATTAAGAGCGGGAATTACTGTAGTGAGTGTACAGAAGAATTATCTAAGGGTTTAAGTAGTAAGGAAGAAGAATCTAAAAAAGACATAAAAACTACTAAAACAGGTAAGATGCATACACGTCGAGATCGAAGAAAGAAGTAA
- the flgM gene encoding flagellar biosynthesis anti-sigma factor FlgM produces the protein MKISSEQLGQVLKVYNQKKSSKSTSEAKKTKGDKLSISTGAKELQEAKKALKNQPQIRKEKVERLKKQIKTGNYNVSGEEVAEKMLSRTIVDNLV, from the coding sequence ATGAAAATTTCCAGTGAACAGTTGGGTCAGGTACTTAAGGTCTATAACCAAAAGAAGTCTTCTAAGTCTACTTCAGAAGCAAAAAAGACTAAAGGAGATAAACTGTCAATTTCCACTGGAGCTAAAGAATTACAAGAGGCTAAGAAAGCTTTAAAAAATCAACCGCAGATTCGCAAAGAAAAGGTTGAAAGATTAAAGAAACAGATTAAGACAGGAAATTATAATGTATCAGGAGAAGAAGTAGCTGAAAAGATGTTATCTCGGACTATTGTCGATAATCTAGTCTAG
- a CDS encoding flagellar protein FlgN — MIDKLIEILQAEYQIYQELYQLSEEKQEIIIDNQVDDLLEIIEEEQEEIKKIDKLEGKRIDVLEKIAAKNSLQKDELSFDKLMELINDPEKSKLEEIRTEILDLLEEIQETNKTNADLIRESLQLTDYTLQLLTDSDIGKTNTYKKPGDKKQDDNDQPRRIIDQKV; from the coding sequence ATGATTGATAAATTAATAGAAATCCTACAGGCAGAGTATCAGATTTATCAAGAACTCTATCAGTTAAGTGAAGAAAAACAGGAGATCATTATTGATAATCAGGTTGATGATCTTTTAGAAATAATCGAAGAGGAACAAGAAGAGATAAAGAAGATTGATAAACTAGAAGGAAAAAGAATAGATGTTTTAGAAAAAATTGCGGCTAAAAATTCATTACAAAAGGATGAACTTTCATTTGATAAGCTGATGGAGTTAATTAATGATCCAGAAAAAAGTAAGCTAGAGGAAATTAGAACTGAGATTTTAGACTTACTAGAAGAAATACAAGAGACGAATAAGACTAACGCTGATTTAATTAGAGAATCTTTACAGTTAACAGATTATACACTACAGTTATTGACTGATAGTGATATCGGTAAAACTAATACTTATAAAAAGCCAGGCGATAAGAAGCAAGATGATAATGATCAACCGCGGAGAATTATCGACCAGAAAGTCTAG
- the flgK gene encoding flagellar hook-associated protein FlgK, with amino-acid sequence MSSTFGGIEIGKRSLQAQKKSLDVAGHNISNTDTEGYHRQRAIHSANDPLTIYHSTEAGQIGTGVKIDEIERIKNEFIAGQIREESSAQGKWEVKNETLEQIELIFNEPSDKSLKTSMNQFWSSLEELSNNANSESIRATVRQRALSLTDTFNHLDTQLREYRSSLNNQIKTKVKDINSYAQRIADLNGQIRRVEATGQNANDLQDKRDLLVDKLSKITSISTNKTSNGAVTVSLEGQSLVWQDNANELETVEVSANNSNFNKTVEVRWASTKEEAKFDDGEMKGLLESRDEEIPKYVDQLNNMAEKLVTAFNNQHQKGYGLNDTKMTEMKSEPQADPSNPLNNETGQFDVIVNGSVVDSVTVNSGDDLTTIAGKINGVNVNTLDSNSDGTADTLQVQGSNPNDTIDLVDTSDTSAGEVNVIEELGIGGTGAGRDFFTGSNAGNIDLTDEIKSDSGLSKIAVAKRASDVANNDGVNDYAGDGTNALNLAQVGSKKLFNSGTSDFGGYYGSNISKLGVDGQRAKRMVDNQEALNKQLKKRRDSVSGVSLDEEMSKMIKYQHAYSAAAKFTSTMDQMLGVLVNNVKR; translated from the coding sequence ATGAGTTCAACCTTTGGAGGAATAGAAATAGGTAAACGGTCTCTACAGGCTCAGAAAAAGTCTTTAGACGTAGCAGGACATAATATATCAAATACAGATACAGAAGGATATCATCGTCAAAGGGCAATTCATTCAGCTAATGACCCATTGACTATTTATCATAGTACAGAAGCGGGACAGATAGGAACAGGTGTTAAAATAGATGAAATTGAGCGCATAAAAAATGAATTCATTGCTGGACAGATTAGAGAAGAAAGTAGTGCTCAAGGGAAGTGGGAGGTTAAAAATGAAACTTTAGAGCAGATAGAATTGATCTTTAATGAGCCTTCTGATAAGAGTTTAAAGACTTCTATGAATCAGTTTTGGAGTTCACTTGAAGAGTTAAGTAATAATGCCAATAGTGAATCTATTAGAGCTACTGTTAGGCAGAGGGCTTTATCTTTAACGGATACTTTTAATCATTTGGATACTCAATTAAGAGAGTATCGTTCTTCTCTTAATAATCAGATTAAGACTAAAGTAAAAGATATTAATTCTTATGCTCAGCGAATTGCTGATTTAAATGGTCAGATTAGACGAGTAGAAGCTACAGGACAGAATGCAAATGACTTACAGGATAAACGTGATCTTTTAGTTGACAAGTTATCAAAGATTACTAGTATTTCAACTAATAAGACATCTAATGGAGCTGTTACTGTTAGTCTTGAAGGACAGTCCTTAGTTTGGCAGGATAATGCCAATGAGTTAGAAACTGTTGAAGTTTCTGCTAATAATTCTAATTTTAATAAGACTGTTGAAGTAAGATGGGCTAGTACTAAAGAAGAGGCTAAATTTGATGATGGTGAGATGAAAGGGTTATTAGAGTCTAGAGATGAAGAAATTCCTAAATATGTAGATCAGCTGAATAATATGGCTGAGAAGTTAGTTACTGCTTTTAATAATCAACATCAAAAGGGTTATGGATTAAATGATACTAAGATGACAGAAATGAAATCAGAGCCACAGGCAGACCCTAGTAATCCTTTAAATAATGAGACAGGCCAGTTTGATGTGATAGTTAATGGAAGTGTAGTAGATTCAGTAACAGTCAATAGTGGTGATGATTTAACAACTATAGCAGGAAAAATAAATGGAGTTAATGTGAATACTTTAGATAGTAATAGTGATGGAACGGCTGATACTTTACAGGTGCAAGGTTCTAATCCTAATGATACGATAGATTTAGTTGATACGAGTGATACCAGTGCTGGTGAAGTTAATGTAATTGAAGAATTAGGAATAGGCGGTACAGGTGCCGGTCGTGATTTCTTTACTGGTAGTAATGCAGGAAATATCGATTTAACTGATGAGATTAAAAGTGATAGTGGTTTATCTAAGATAGCTGTAGCTAAAAGAGCATCTGATGTAGCAAATAATGATGGAGTTAATGATTATGCAGGAGATGGAACAAATGCTTTAAACTTAGCTCAAGTAGGTAGTAAAAAGCTATTTAATTCCGGGACTTCTGATTTTGGCGGATATTATGGCTCTAATATTTCCAAGTTAGGTGTAGATGGACAGAGGGCTAAGAGAATGGTAGATAATCAGGAAGCTTTAAATAAGCAGCTTAAAAAGAGGCGCGATTCAGTTTCTGGAGTTTCTTTAGATGAAGAGATGTCTAAAATGATTAAATATCAACATGCTTACAGTGCAGCAGCTAAGTTTACTTCTACTATGGATCAGATGTTGGGGGTCTTAGTTAATAATGTTAAACGATAG
- the flgL gene encoding flagellar hook-associated protein FlgL → MRVTNGMMVNNLLGNISDSRERLDEYNRQLSTGKQFNRPSQDPTGTVRSMRLSSNISNNEQLNRNIDQAMSWMGYTESALKDANKIVQQVRELTVRGANDSLSSTDRNNIADEVEELGNNLAEIANSTYQDNYIFAGNKVEIKPYQEIDPDKADFGYRGNKGKLNRKITEGTQMSINQNGAFFEDIFKTIDKLEEDLRTGSIKNNSDARLNELDQNLDTVIRKRSEIGAKYNRLESTQSRLEDNKVKLKKLLSKNEDVDIAETIMNLKMSENVHRAALSSGSRIIQPTLVQFLK, encoded by the coding sequence ATGCGTGTGACTAATGGAATGATGGTTAATAATTTATTGGGAAATATCAGTGATAGTAGAGAAAGATTGGATGAATATAATCGCCAATTATCTACAGGAAAACAGTTTAATCGACCTTCTCAAGATCCAACGGGAACGGTTAGAAGTATGAGACTATCATCTAATATTAGTAATAATGAACAGCTTAATAGAAATATAGATCAAGCTATGTCGTGGATGGGCTATACTGAAAGTGCTCTCAAGGATGCTAATAAGATTGTACAACAGGTTAGAGAGTTAACAGTAAGAGGAGCTAATGATTCTTTAAGTTCTACGGATAGAAATAATATAGCTGATGAAGTAGAAGAATTAGGTAATAACTTAGCTGAAATAGCCAACTCTACTTATCAAGACAATTATATTTTTGCTGGTAATAAAGTAGAAATTAAGCCTTATCAAGAGATTGATCCTGATAAAGCAGACTTTGGCTATCGAGGTAATAAAGGTAAATTAAATAGAAAAATTACTGAAGGAACTCAGATGAGTATTAATCAAAATGGAGCTTTCTTTGAAGATATCTTTAAGACTATTGATAAGCTAGAAGAAGACTTGCGGACAGGAAGTATTAAGAATAATTCAGATGCAAGACTAAATGAATTAGATCAAAATTTAGATACAGTAATTAGAAAGCGTTCAGAGATAGGGGCTAAATATAATCGTTTAGAATCAACTCAGAGTAGATTAGAAGATAATAAAGTTAAATTGAAGAAATTATTATCTAAGAATGAAGATGTAGATATTGCAGAGACGATTATGAATTTAAAAATGAGTGAAAATGTTCATCGAGCTGCTCTATCATCAGGTTCAAGAATTATTCAACCTACTTTAGTACAGTTCTTAAAGTAA
- a CDS encoding DUF6470 family protein, which translates to MRISIKQKSGQIGIESTAPQTEVKQQSADYNIKQLSGKLTINTQASKVEISYKAARADLGFKNYKDYSKEIVKQAHKIAFQAIAKYARQGDQLARIEAGGKPLITQAKQNAYDKKKEIGLKWKRGPKYKVTSGKQKIKFTPKDLDGVKLNSKEHWPQIRSEWGNVDIYQRKKPQFEINLIDKKA; encoded by the coding sequence TTGCGAATATCTATTAAGCAGAAGTCGGGGCAGATTGGAATAGAAAGTACTGCTCCCCAAACTGAAGTTAAGCAGCAGTCAGCAGATTACAATATAAAACAACTCTCTGGTAAGTTAACTATCAATACTCAAGCAAGTAAAGTAGAGATTAGTTATAAGGCAGCTAGAGCTGACTTAGGTTTTAAGAATTATAAAGATTATAGTAAGGAGATAGTGAAACAAGCTCATAAAATTGCTTTTCAGGCAATAGCTAAGTATGCTAGGCAGGGCGATCAATTAGCTAGAATTGAGGCTGGTGGTAAGCCGCTGATTACTCAAGCTAAGCAGAATGCGTATGATAAGAAGAAAGAAATTGGTTTAAAATGGAAGAGAGGACCTAAGTATAAAGTTACTTCTGGAAAACAGAAAATTAAGTTTACGCCTAAGGATTTAGATGGTGTTAAATTAAATAGTAAAGAACACTGGCCGCAGATTAGATCTGAGTGGGGGAATGTAGATATATATCAACGTAAGAAACCGCAGTTTGAAATTAATCTAATTGATAAAAAGGCTTAG
- the fliW gene encoding flagellar assembly protein FliW → MKLETTRFGKLTVDSEEIIKFEKGLAGFEDIREYVLLTSEPPFLWLQAANNPELAFVVTDPWNFYADYEFELKSSIQDKLQITAKDEVLTLSMVVIPEEAEQISINLKAPIIINEKKKIAQQVILDEEYPIKYYLIDNEEDITA, encoded by the coding sequence ATGAAATTAGAAACAACGCGATTTGGTAAGTTAACTGTAGATAGTGAGGAAATTATTAAATTTGAGAAAGGGTTAGCTGGGTTTGAAGATATAAGAGAGTATGTATTATTAACTAGTGAGCCACCATTTTTATGGCTGCAGGCAGCTAATAATCCAGAATTAGCCTTTGTAGTAACTGATCCTTGGAATTTTTATGCTGATTATGAATTTGAATTAAAGAGTAGTATTCAAGATAAACTCCAGATAACTGCTAAAGATGAAGTGTTGACTTTGAGTATGGTAGTGATCCCTGAAGAGGCAGAACAGATTAGTATTAACCTTAAAGCGCCGATTATTATTAATGAGAAGAAGAAAATAGCTCAGCAGGTTATTTTAGATGAAGAATATCCTATTAAGTATTACTTAATAGATAATGAAGAGGATATTACAGCATAG
- the csrA gene encoding carbon storage regulator CsrA — translation MLVLTRREEESIIIDDKISVTVLEIDGNQIKLGIEAPEEISIHREEVYCQIENENKQAVVQDRDNLSRILKEVQKSSKKGEGDSN, via the coding sequence ATGTTAGTCTTAACTCGTAGAGAAGAAGAGAGTATCATTATTGATGATAAAATCAGCGTTACAGTGTTAGAGATAGATGGTAATCAGATTAAGTTAGGCATAGAAGCTCCCGAAGAGATTAGTATTCATCGGGAAGAAGTTTATTGTCAGATAGAGAATGAGAATAAGCAGGCCGTTGTTCAAGATAGAGATAATTTAAGTAGAATATTAAAAGAGGTGCAAAAAAGTAGTAAAAAAGGGGAAGGAGATAGTAATTAG
- a CDS encoding flagellin translates to MRINTNISAINSYNQLNQTNKSMEESLQKLSSGKRINRAADDAAGLAISEKMKSQMNGLAQAQRNAQDGISMIQTAEGALKETQAMLQRMRELSVQAANDSNTTQDRKEIQKEIDELTSQITDISSQTKFNNKQLLDGTATGVKFHVGANKGETMSLSINDMSATAGGLGVTGISVTTQAGAESAINTLDTAISNVSAERAKLGAKQNRLEHSINNLSTSEENLTAANSRIRDVDMAKEMMNMSKQKILRQAGTAMLAQANQKPQGVLQLLG, encoded by the coding sequence ATGAGAATTAATACTAATATTTCGGCGATTAACTCTTATAACCAATTGAATCAGACTAATAAGTCTATGGAGGAGTCTTTACAGAAGCTATCTTCTGGTAAGAGGATCAACCGAGCGGCGGATGATGCAGCAGGTTTAGCAATCAGTGAGAAAATGAAGTCACAGATGAACGGATTAGCTCAGGCACAGCGTAATGCTCAGGACGGTATTTCTATGATTCAGACGGCTGAAGGAGCACTTAAAGAGACACAAGCTATGCTACAGAGAATGAGAGAACTATCTGTTCAGGCAGCTAACGACTCTAATACTACACAGGACAGAAAAGAGATTCAAAAAGAAATTGATGAGTTAACTTCTCAGATTACTGATATTTCTAGTCAAACTAAGTTTAATAATAAGCAATTATTGGACGGTACTGCTACTGGCGTAAAGTTTCATGTTGGAGCTAATAAAGGTGAAACTATGTCTTTAAGCATTAATGATATGTCAGCTACAGCTGGTGGTTTAGGTGTAACAGGAATATCAGTTACAACTCAGGCTGGTGCTGAGAGTGCAATTAATACTCTTGATACAGCTATTTCAAATGTGTCAGCTGAACGTGCTAAGCTAGGTGCAAAGCAGAATCGCCTAGAGCATTCTATTAATAACTTAAGCACATCTGAAGAGAACTTAACTGCTGCTAATTCTCGAATTAGAGATGTCGATATGGCTAAAGAAATGATGAATATGAGCAAACAGAAAATCTTACGTCAGGCTGGTACTGCAATGTTAGCTCAAGCTAATCAGAAGCCGCAGGGCGTATTACAGTTACTAGGTTAA
- the fliD gene encoding flagellar filament capping protein FliD, with translation MADLGISGLVSGMDTDQKIYNILSSEFNPQFENLTQEKSELTTTKDAWRDVNSRLDSLSNKITDLKFSSTFNSNTVKSSDEDIVTGTANSDAVANNYDIDVSNLAQAHSVVSDQQSDSDTALGLNSGTFALDIGGKTITVGDDSTIDSNTTLNEVADYINSDSENDDGSGNKLIEASVVDNKLVLESAETGTSNTMSISSDADGILSQLGLTDFSTDLSNGGDRIQQAEDAQFTVDGVSVTRESNTDINDVISNVTFDLHSSGSATLDVGPDTEKSVTAIQEFVDQYNSTMSFIDDKSNYNEDTEEAGPLQGDSTLARLTSNLRQTITSDVDSTNKYNDLSMVGIEIKKDGEMTFDKDQFKSALNEAPEEVKQLFNADKDSGDSFNGVAVQLDNYVDNLVKTGGVVPDRVDFYEDRIGAVEDEIDSLRDRMQNKKDRLEAQFTEMETAMAEMNNQSSYMQSMLSGMGSSSVSTLLGSL, from the coding sequence ATGGCTGATTTGGGAATTTCCGGCTTGGTAAGTGGTATGGATACTGATCAGAAGATTTATAATATTTTAAGTTCTGAATTTAATCCTCAATTTGAAAACTTGACTCAGGAGAAATCAGAACTAACAACGACTAAGGATGCTTGGCGTGATGTTAATTCTCGGTTGGATAGTTTAAGCAATAAAATTACTGATTTGAAGTTTAGTTCTACCTTTAATTCTAATACAGTTAAAAGTAGTGATGAAGATATAGTAACAGGGACAGCTAATTCTGATGCTGTGGCTAATAATTATGATATTGATGTAAGTAATTTGGCACAGGCGCATAGTGTAGTATCTGATCAACAGAGTGATTCTGATACAGCTTTGGGATTAAATAGTGGTACTTTCGCCTTAGATATCGGTGGGAAGACTATTACAGTTGGTGATGATAGTACAATAGACAGTAATACTACTTTAAATGAAGTTGCTGATTACATTAATAGTGATAGTGAGAATGATGACGGTAGCGGTAATAAACTAATTGAGGCTTCGGTGGTTGATAATAAGTTAGTTTTGGAAAGTGCTGAAACAGGAACTAGTAATACAATGTCAATTAGTAGTGATGCGGATGGCATCTTAAGTCAACTAGGATTAACTGATTTTAGTACTGATTTAAGCAATGGGGGAGATCGAATTCAGCAGGCAGAAGATGCCCAGTTTACTGTTGATGGAGTTAGTGTAACTAGAGAGAGTAATACTGATATTAATGATGTGATTAGCAATGTTACTTTTGACTTGCACAGCAGTGGTAGTGCTACTTTGGATGTAGGACCTGATACTGAAAAGTCTGTTACAGCTATACAAGAGTTTGTTGATCAATATAATAGTACAATGAGCTTCATTGATGATAAGTCTAATTATAATGAAGATACTGAGGAGGCAGGACCTCTTCAAGGAGATAGTACTTTAGCACGTCTTACTTCTAATTTACGTCAGACTATTACTTCGGATGTAGATAGTACTAATAAGTATAATGATTTATCTATGGTAGGAATTGAGATTAAGAAAGACGGTGAGATGACATTTGATAAAGATCAATTTAAGTCGGCTTTAAACGAAGCTCCTGAGGAGGTAAAGCAGTTATTTAATGCTGATAAAGATTCTGGTGATTCTTTTAATGGGGTAGCGGTTCAATTGGATAACTATGTTGATAACTTAGTCAAGACAGGCGGTGTTGTACCTGACCGAGTTGATTTTTATGAGGATAGAATTGGGGCAGTAGAGGATGAAATTGATTCTCTTAGAGATCGGATGCAGAATAAGAAGGATAGATTAGAAGCACAATTTACTGAAATGGAGACTGCTATGGCTGAGATGAATAATCAAAGCAGTTATATGCAGAGTATGTTAAGTGGTATGGGTAGCAGTAGCGTAAGTACGCTTCTGGGCTCACTTTAA